CCCGAACCAGCCAGAGCGTCACCATCGAGAAGACGAGGGCGGTCTTGGTGTTGCCCGCGCCGCGGTACGCGCCGAGAATCACCTGAAAGAGACCGATGAAGGCGAATTCGACCGTTCGAATCGTGAGGTACTCCGTCGCGTACTCGATGGTTCGGTCTGCTTCTGCGGTGCCGGTGGCCATGAACAGCGAGACGATTGGTTCGGGGAACAGCGCGGCGAGGATGGCTAGGACGAACATGACGCCTGCCCCGACTTTCGCTGCCAGTTTCACGGCCTGTTCGGCGCGGTCGGCGCGTCCGGCACCGAGGTTCTGGCCGACCATCGTGTTCGTCGCTCGCCCGAGTCCGACCGCAGGCAAGAAGACGAGCGAGATGAGTCGGTTGCCGAGTCCGTAGGCCGCGATGACCGCCGGTTCGAAGGTGACTATCATCACCGTCAGCGTGACCATCGCCAGTGCGCCCGCCGACTGCTCCAGTGCAGAGGGAACGCCGATGCGGACGATGTCTCGGATGTAGCTCGTGTCCGGTCGGAGGTGGTCCAGACGTACGCTCGGTCCCAAGTCCGTCCCGAACAGGACGTACAAGCCAGCGACGCCCGCGAGCGAGCGTGCGACGACCGTCGCCCACGCGGCCCCCTCGATACCGAGTTCGGGGACCGGTCCGACGCCGAAGACGAGTACCGGGTCCAAGACCACGTTGAGTAGGACGCTGACTGCCATGACTAGCATCGGCGTTCGAGTGTTACCGTACCCGCGCAGGAGACTGGAGAACGCGAGGAAGGCGAACATCAACGGTTGGCCGAGGAAGAACACTCGCATGTACTGCTCGGCTAGCGGAACGACTTGCGCGGCGGTCGCGGCGTCGCTCGGGAAAAGGCTAAGCAGGGGTCCCGAACCGAAGTGACCGACGACGGTCAGCACCGCACCGATTGCGACGACGAACCAGAGCGTCTGGCCTGCGACTTTCCCCGACGAGCGCTCGCTGTCTGCACCGGTGTACTGCGCGACGAGGGTACTTCCGGCGACGTTGAATCCGCCGCCGAACGCGATGAGGAAGAAGATTATCGGAAACGAGAGGCTAATCGCACCGACTGCGTCCGCGGAGTATCGACCGAGCCAGAACGCGTCAGCGACGTTGTAGGCGACTTGGAGGAGTTGGGTGACGACTATCGGCCATGCGAGGTGGAAGAGTGGTTTGCTCAACCCCCCTTCGGTAATGTCAGCAGACTCCGTGGACGACACTATTCTGTTGAAGAACTGCTCCTAATTTCAATGTTTTGACTTAAAGTTGCGAGAGCGAGGAGGAAAATTATCAGGGCGTCTCGTTGGTCTCCAACGAGAGGTCTGCAGTCGGGTACGCCGTACACGTGAGGACGTATCCCTTCTCGACCTCGTCGTCGCCCAGCGTCTCGTTGTTGCTGTGCTGAACGTACTCGTGAGCGTCACCGTTGGTGACCTTGCCACCGCAGGAGAGACACTGTCCCTGTCGGCAGGCGTAAGGCAGGTCCCAGCCCTCGTCTTCGCCCGCGTCGAGCAGCGTCTCGTTGTTGGCGACTTCGATAGTCGAACCTTCGTTGACGTACTCGACTTCGAAGTACTCGACTTCGTCCTCGGGAATCGAGGCCGGGTCGAAGCCTTCCTCTTCCTCTTCGTCGCCTGCGAGTTCGCCTTCGGCACCGGCGCCACCGACCGCGGCCGCACCGCCACCGCCGCCGATGGAGCGGTTCATCGGTTCGGGGAAGTCCGTCTCGGCGACGGTCTCCGCGCGACGTTCGAGAACCTCTTGGGAAATATCGTCGGACGGGTTCCACCCGGCACCCTTCGAGTAGTGAAGGGCAACCGCGATGGCCACGAGCGTTAGCCCGAGTCCCAGACCCAGTGTATCGACCATGCGCGAGGCTACGGAAGCGTGGTTTAACAGCATTGTGATTGCTAGCGGGGACTAGCGGGGTGGTGGTTTGGTGTCGATGGAGACAGAAACATTGACGATGAAACTGAAAATACGAGAATCAGCAGTCCCCAGAAAGCCCCCGGACGCTCGCGGTCGCTCAGCATCGAGGCGCGCGCTGCGCGCCTCGCACCTGGCCCCTTTCAGTCCCGCCCTGTGGTTTGTGTCACCGGACGCTTCTGGGCCAGGATTCACCGGCTATCGTGGTGTTGACTGTTCCATCCGGCGCGCGCTGGTGCGGTCTGCGTGAACGATGTGAACGCAGGCTCGACGGACGCGGGTTGTCCGTCGGTGCCTCGTGTCGCACCGAACCCGTGCGAGGGACGAGCAACGAGCGCGGACGACGCGCGATAGCGTGTCGTCCGGAACCGAGTCGCGCAGTCGGGTGGGGTGGCGTGTGGCTGTCGCGGAGTGGTGCGGTCT
The sequence above is a segment of the Halorussus halophilus genome. Coding sequences within it:
- a CDS encoding MATE family efflux transporter; amino-acid sequence: MSSTESADITEGGLSKPLFHLAWPIVVTQLLQVAYNVADAFWLGRYSADAVGAISLSFPIIFFLIAFGGGFNVAGSTLVAQYTGADSERSSGKVAGQTLWFVVAIGAVLTVVGHFGSGPLLSLFPSDAATAAQVVPLAEQYMRVFFLGQPLMFAFLAFSSLLRGYGNTRTPMLVMAVSVLLNVVLDPVLVFGVGPVPELGIEGAAWATVVARSLAGVAGLYVLFGTDLGPSVRLDHLRPDTSYIRDIVRIGVPSALEQSAGALAMVTLTVMIVTFEPAVIAAYGLGNRLISLVFLPAVGLGRATNTMVGQNLGAGRADRAEQAVKLAAKVGAGVMFVLAILAALFPEPIVSLFMATGTAEADRTIEYATEYLTIRTVEFAFIGLFQVILGAYRGAGNTKTALVFSMVTLWLVRVPVVYYLAFQTSLGATGIWVGVAAGHVVGAIAAGLWFTRGTWKRAVIHSEEPAVDAEEAAANPKEVAVGVDGGEVTDHNK
- a CDS encoding 2Fe-2S iron-sulfur cluster-binding protein, which codes for MVDTLGLGLGLTLVAIAVALHYSKGAGWNPSDDISQEVLERRAETVAETDFPEPMNRSIGGGGGAAAVGGAGAEGELAGDEEEEEGFDPASIPEDEVEYFEVEYVNEGSTIEVANNETLLDAGEDEGWDLPYACRQGQCLSCGGKVTNGDAHEYVQHSNNETLGDDEVEKGYVLTCTAYPTADLSLETNETP